One genomic window of Metopolophium dirhodum isolate CAU chromosome 4, ASM1992520v1, whole genome shotgun sequence includes the following:
- the LOC132943577 gene encoding dr1-associated corepressor homolog → MWSIVNFAKDNSVSAVPSHWWKNGYCAWPKSSVKHPLLLLQRRAIPNKFDYDFFEARIMHTKNPIKSYIDAKERARKAQFTSELSSADESQTNRRSNKYNNRSISPPVFSDTNDENKNKNLEKNHYNSQPESIKSKKNKSIKFNSQVLSDTADDNKNKSLKENHSNIQPESIESKKNKPIKFNSQVLSDHENMHNCSHSKSQPQIESGNLVLSDNSDEIMDNEDDSDIDKTYEPPNHNRNEMNNHFEIIQSPVGSWKVHSVSYEETDDQNLNDQCFDNLFQSSTKSDDILEMESSNLNNDTEFVNFVKSSLTNLKYDLKLLSYSIDSLKTIIQSIEVNTSHISSINSEHNNVMDIQELIWPISNPTQLDVNEQLLTDTNIKKNEVRLLARLVGKSLPESARRMMSKMFEDSFLQQYYFLGFKGKSKFYGLNSCQLLFDALRSDKKFIATPDHEIFTVTGN, encoded by the exons ATGTGGTCAATTGTTAATTTTGCTAAAGATAATTCAGTTAGTGCAGTCCCAAGTCATTGGTGGAAAAATGGATATTGTGCCTGGCCGAAAAGTTCCGTTAAACATCCATTATTGTTACTTCAAAGAAGAGCAATTccaaataaatttgattatgatttttttgaagcAAGAATAATGCATACTAAAAACCCTATTA agtcCTACATTGATGCTAAAGAAAGAGCAAGGAAAGCCCAATTTACATCAGAATTATCTTCAGCTGATGAAAGTCAGACTAACAGACgttccaataaatataataatagatctATTAGCCCTCCAGTTTTCTCAG atactaatgatgaaaataaaaataaaaatcttgaaaaaaatcattataatagccAACCAGAGtcaatcaaaagtaaaaaaaacaaatctatcAAGTTTAATAGTCAAGTTTTATCAG atACTGctgatgataataaaaataaaagtctcAAAGAAAACCATTCTAATATCCAACCAGAGTCaattgaaagtaaaaaaaataaacccatCAAGTTTAATAGTCAAGTTTTATCAG ATCATGAAAATATGCATAACTGCAGTCATTCTAAGAGCCAGCCACAAATAGAATCTGGTAATCTAGTTTTGTCAG acaataGTGATGAAATAATGGATAACGAAGACGACAGTGACATTGATAAAACATATGAGCCTCCTAATCATAATAGAAATGAAATga ataatcattttgaaataatcCAAAGTCCAGTTGGTTCTTGGAAGGTGCATTCGGTTTCATATGAAGAAACTGatgatcaaaatttaaatgaccAAT gttttgataatttatttcaaagttCAACAAAATCTGATGATATATTGGAAATGGAATCTTCAAATCTAAATAATGATActg agTTTGTAAATTTTGTCAAATCGTCACTAACCAAtcttaaatatgatttaaaactcCTTTCTTATTCAATTGattctttaaaaacaataatacaaagcATTGAAGTCAATACCTCACACATTTCTTCTATTAATTcagaacataataatgttatggatATTCAAGAGTTGATATGGCCTATATCAAATCCAACGCAATTAGATGTTAATGAACAACTGTTAACAGAcactaacataaaaaaaaatgaa GTAAGACTGTTGGCAAGATTAGTGGGGAAAAGTCTACCAGAATCAGCTCGGCGAATGATGTCAAAGATGTTTGAAGATTCCTTTCTtcagcaatattattttttaggttttaaaggaaaatcaaaattctaCGGGTTAAACTCTTGTCAATTACTCTTTG
- the LOC132942687 gene encoding uncharacterized protein LOC132942687, with protein MSTEKDWNQDQILKLIDLVQQSDNIWNPQNILYRNRIQRTDSINEMANILGVSQQEVDKKWKTLQSQFRREQHKVKNKKSGAGTDDNYTSAWYLYKPLSFLSDRNKPKNTRDTYDAQVITTLFE; from the coding sequence atgtcTACCGAAAAAGACTGGAATCAAGACCAAATTTTGAAACTTATTGATTTAGTACAGCAAAGTGATAATATTTGGAATCCACAAAACATACTATACAGAAATCGAATCCAAAGGACAGATTCAATCAATGAAATGGCCAACATCTTGGGTGTTTCACAGCAAGAAGTTGACAAAAAATGGAAAACTTTACAGTCCCAATTTCGTAGGGAACaacataaagtaaaaaataaaaaatctggcGCTGGAACCGATGATAATTACACAAGTGCGTGGTATTTGTACAAGCCATTAAGTTTTTTGTCAGATagaaataaaccaaaaaatactAGAGACACTTATGATGCACAGGTAATAACaacattatttgaataa